One window of Polycladomyces subterraneus genomic DNA carries:
- a CDS encoding NAD-dependent succinate-semialdehyde dehydrogenase yields the protein MQTWIAIHQRMWIGGQWMDSETGETVTVFNPANGEVVGDVPKGGRKETAQAVDAAHQAFPDWSGLTAAERGGYLKKWAEEIRRNRESLAHLLTMEQGKPLSEALEEVDAAADFSEWYGEEAKRVAGEALPGSKRDQRILVIRQPVGVAALITPWNYPATMVTRKMAAALAAGCTMVLKPASQTPLTAAFLMQLLEKTGLPSGVANLVTGNAGEIGQALLDDPKVRKISFTGSTEVGKQLIEASARQVKRLSLELGGNAPLIVFSDADVDRAVAAAVGNKFENCGQMCNGINVIYVHERVLDDFLKKLVDRVRRLRVGFGWEPETEIGPVIDEAGIRKIDDLVRDAVEKGAEILTGGRRLLEGPLARGTFYAPTVLAGVSVDMRITQEEIFGPVAPVVSFSDEEEIVKRVNDTPYGLAAYFFTQDIRRAFTVAEGLEFGMVAVNGTSLSVPQAPFGGIKESGQGREGGRYGMEEFLNIKYLSINL from the coding sequence ATGCAGACGTGGATAGCGATCCATCAGCGGATGTGGATCGGTGGGCAATGGATGGACAGCGAAACGGGCGAAACAGTGACCGTGTTCAACCCCGCCAACGGGGAAGTAGTGGGGGACGTTCCCAAAGGGGGCCGAAAGGAAACGGCGCAAGCAGTGGATGCCGCACATCAGGCTTTTCCCGACTGGTCCGGTTTGACGGCCGCTGAACGGGGCGGGTATCTCAAAAAGTGGGCCGAGGAAATCCGTCGCAACCGGGAGTCGTTGGCACACCTGCTTACGATGGAGCAGGGGAAACCTTTGTCGGAAGCGTTGGAAGAAGTGGATGCGGCGGCGGATTTTTCGGAGTGGTACGGTGAAGAAGCCAAACGCGTGGCGGGGGAGGCCCTCCCCGGCTCCAAACGCGACCAACGCATCCTGGTGATTCGCCAACCGGTGGGCGTGGCGGCATTGATCACACCGTGGAACTATCCGGCTACGATGGTGACACGGAAAATGGCAGCCGCATTGGCCGCTGGTTGTACGATGGTGTTGAAACCGGCCAGCCAGACTCCCTTGACCGCCGCTTTTCTCATGCAATTGCTGGAGAAGACGGGACTGCCGTCCGGTGTGGCCAATTTGGTGACGGGGAATGCTGGTGAAATCGGACAAGCATTGCTGGATGATCCCAAGGTGCGGAAAATCTCCTTCACCGGTTCCACCGAGGTGGGCAAACAGCTGATCGAAGCCTCGGCCCGGCAGGTGAAACGGTTGTCGTTGGAACTGGGCGGCAATGCACCGCTAATTGTGTTTTCCGATGCGGACGTGGATCGGGCGGTGGCTGCCGCGGTGGGCAATAAATTTGAGAACTGCGGGCAGATGTGCAACGGGATCAACGTCATCTATGTTCACGAGCGTGTGCTGGACGATTTTCTGAAAAAATTAGTCGACCGGGTAAGGCGGCTCCGGGTCGGTTTCGGTTGGGAGCCGGAAACCGAGATCGGTCCGGTGATCGATGAAGCCGGCATCAGGAAAATCGACGATCTGGTCCGGGATGCGGTGGAGAAGGGAGCGGAGATCTTGACGGGCGGTCGACGTCTTTTGGAAGGACCGTTGGCGCGAGGGACCTTCTACGCTCCTACCGTATTGGCCGGTGTGTCCGTCGATATGCGTATAACGCAGGAGGAAATCTTCGGTCCGGTGGCGCCCGTGGTTTCCTTTTCCGATGAGGAGGAGATCGTGAAACGGGTGAACGATACCCCTTACGGACTGGCCGCCTACTTTTTCACCCAAGATATCCGTCGTGCGTTCACGGTGGCGGAAGGACTAGAATTCGGCATGGTTGCGGTGAATGGCACCTCCTTGAGCGTCCCGCAGGCGCCATTCGGGGGGATCAAGGAGAGCGGTCAGGGACGGGAAGGTGGACGTTACGGGATGGAAGAGTTTCTCAACATCAAGTACCTGTCGATCAATCTGTGA
- a CDS encoding M20 family metallopeptidase — protein sequence MNHPASRNPFTPDQIRSVAADVTEGWEERLRALVGIDCGTQNPAGVKRAGDIFAGWMADAGFQVTHLPIEGCAGLWVGRMRGSGQRRIGLLGHCDTVYPDGTAEARPMQRRGHRLVGPGVCDMKGGLLVGLYAVQVLRRLGWEDFGEIRLVVNSEEETGSFHTRNRMIELLSGMDAVYVLEAARANGDIVSARAGVIQLILTAHGRSAHAGVEPEKGANAVVELIDRLQWLRKRAADEETFRINIGTIQGGTQSNVVPDRAEAQVDIRLFHPDAVSRVEALVREVVSRPGISGVRMEADMKQWFPPMIRNTVIERLAALARECAASLGIPLRDTDTGGGSDANWIATQGVPCLDGLGPVGGLDHGPDEYIEPESVVPRTSLLALLMSCTPLANLRKAESDWPSGK from the coding sequence ATGAACCATCCCGCATCAAGGAATCCATTTACACCTGATCAAATCCGCTCTGTCGCCGCTGATGTGACGGAGGGTTGGGAAGAACGATTGCGCGCACTGGTGGGAATCGATTGCGGCACGCAAAACCCTGCAGGTGTGAAACGGGCGGGGGACATTTTTGCCGGTTGGATGGCGGATGCCGGTTTTCAAGTGACCCATTTACCGATCGAAGGCTGTGCCGGATTGTGGGTGGGACGGATGCGAGGAAGCGGTCAGAGGCGAATCGGTCTGCTGGGGCATTGCGATACGGTCTACCCTGACGGAACAGCGGAAGCACGGCCGATGCAGCGCCGGGGTCATCGGCTGGTGGGCCCGGGTGTATGTGACATGAAGGGCGGTTTGTTGGTGGGGCTATATGCCGTTCAGGTGTTGCGCCGGTTGGGATGGGAGGATTTTGGTGAAATCCGCTTGGTGGTGAACAGCGAGGAGGAGACCGGCTCTTTTCACACCCGGAACCGAATGATCGAGCTGTTGTCCGGGATGGATGCCGTCTATGTGTTGGAAGCAGCGCGGGCCAATGGGGATATCGTCAGTGCCCGGGCGGGAGTGATCCAGCTAATATTGACCGCCCACGGCCGATCCGCCCATGCGGGCGTCGAGCCGGAAAAGGGAGCCAATGCCGTCGTGGAGTTGATCGATCGACTCCAGTGGCTCCGGAAACGAGCGGCGGATGAAGAGACCTTTCGGATTAACATCGGGACGATCCAGGGCGGAACCCAGTCCAACGTGGTACCGGATCGGGCCGAAGCACAAGTGGATATCCGTCTGTTTCACCCCGATGCCGTTTCCCGAGTGGAAGCATTGGTGCGGGAGGTGGTCTCCCGGCCGGGGATCTCCGGCGTAAGGATGGAAGCGGACATGAAACAATGGTTTCCGCCCATGATCCGCAATACGGTGATCGAACGGCTGGCCGCTTTGGCCCGGGAGTGTGCGGCGTCCCTGGGGATTCCCTTGCGGGACACGGACACAGGCGGGGGTTCTGATGCCAACTGGATCGCCACGCAGGGCGTACCGTGTTTGGACGGGCTTGGGCCAGTAGGGGGGTTGGATCACGGGCCGGACGAATATATTGAACCGGAAAGTGTGGTGCCGCGAACATCATTGTTGGCCCTGCTGATGTCTTGTACACCCTTGGCGAACCTGCGGAAGGCGGAGTCTGATTGGCCGTCCGGAAAGTGA
- a CDS encoding amino acid permease — protein MTTSKSRKEQQLSEDKKLLHRFGYAQELLRDMGGFSNFAISFSIISILTGAVSLYGHGLTYGGTGMMGFGWPLVALFCMLVAAAMAELASAIPTAGALYHWASLLGSKRWGWYTAWINLIGQIGIVAGIDYSVALFADGLLSPVLGYRMTETTTLILFAMVLLSHGILNHVGIRIVAKLNDFSAWYHIAVVLILVVSLAFLGNRPLQPIDTLFQLGETFSDKPYWLAFLIGLLQAQWTFTGYDASAHTIEETINPRVRAPWGIFSSVVFSFVAGMVMLAFVTLSVHDAKAAVSAENPFIYVISQALGTTFGQTILWLIVLAMWFCGLSSITSFSRMVYAFARDKGMPRSDWFARISKRYRTPVPAIWLSVILSFVLALVDYFIKMVNPNTTYTTLAFLTGVSVVGLYVSYGIPIWLRLVAESQGRFTPRHLGPWNLGRWGKPVAVAALMWIVLISVVMVIPPNQNAGIALVAMMLILLVMDLAYYRDHFPGPQAALRVSAEELARREAELGG, from the coding sequence TTGACGACCAGCAAATCTCGTAAGGAGCAGCAACTGTCTGAGGACAAAAAGCTGTTGCACCGATTCGGTTATGCCCAAGAGCTGTTACGGGACATGGGCGGATTTTCGAATTTTGCCATTTCGTTTTCCATCATCTCGATTTTGACCGGTGCCGTCTCATTGTACGGTCACGGATTGACATATGGCGGGACGGGCATGATGGGCTTTGGCTGGCCGTTGGTCGCCTTGTTTTGCATGTTGGTGGCCGCAGCCATGGCTGAGCTGGCTTCCGCGATCCCGACGGCGGGGGCGTTGTACCATTGGGCTTCGCTGTTGGGAAGCAAGCGCTGGGGGTGGTATACGGCTTGGATCAATCTGATCGGCCAGATCGGGATCGTGGCGGGTATTGATTACTCGGTTGCCCTGTTTGCCGACGGTTTGCTCTCACCGGTGTTGGGTTACCGGATGACGGAGACGACCACATTGATCTTGTTTGCCATGGTATTGTTGTCCCACGGTATTCTCAACCATGTGGGGATTCGCATCGTGGCCAAGCTGAATGATTTTTCCGCTTGGTATCACATTGCGGTGGTGCTGATTTTGGTCGTGAGTCTGGCCTTTCTGGGAAATCGCCCCTTGCAACCGATCGATACCCTGTTTCAGCTGGGAGAAACGTTTTCGGACAAGCCGTATTGGCTGGCTTTTCTGATCGGTTTGCTGCAGGCGCAATGGACGTTTACCGGATACGACGCTTCGGCCCACACCATTGAGGAGACGATTAACCCCCGGGTGCGGGCGCCGTGGGGAATCTTCTCGTCTGTGGTGTTTTCCTTTGTGGCCGGTATGGTCATGTTGGCATTCGTCACCTTGTCTGTCCATGATGCGAAGGCGGCGGTATCTGCAGAGAATCCGTTCATTTATGTGATCAGCCAGGCACTGGGCACTACCTTCGGTCAAACGATTTTGTGGCTGATCGTGTTGGCCATGTGGTTTTGCGGCCTTTCTTCCATTACGTCCTTCTCCCGGATGGTGTACGCTTTTGCGCGGGACAAGGGGATGCCGCGCAGTGATTGGTTCGCCCGAATCAGCAAACGATACCGGACACCCGTTCCGGCGATCTGGTTGTCGGTCATCTTGTCCTTCGTCCTGGCATTGGTTGACTATTTCATCAAAATGGTCAACCCCAATACTACCTACACCACCCTGGCGTTTTTGACAGGGGTCAGTGTGGTGGGACTGTACGTTTCCTACGGCATTCCCATTTGGCTTCGACTGGTTGCTGAGTCACAAGGCAGGTTCACACCACGTCATCTGGGACCGTGGAATCTGGGAAGGTGGGGTAAGCCGGTTGCTGTTGCTGCGTTGATGTGGATCGTGTTGATCAGCGTGGTGATGGTGATTCCACCCAATCAAAATGCAGGGATCGCGCTCGTGGCGATGATGTTGATCCTGTTGGTCATGGATCTGGCATATTATCGGGATCATTTCCCGGGTCCACAGGCGGCCTTGCGGGTGTCGGCTGAGGAGTTAGCGCGGCGGGAAGCCGAACTGGGCGGTTAG
- a CDS encoding threonine synthase, translated as MYSYVSHLSCPKCNRTYRTEEEHHLCQCGSPLRVDYHLEELKKVYQPVHLKGRENTLWRYHELLPVQHPEHVVSLGEGMTPLIPMFKIGQEMDIAQLYMKDEGALPTGSFKARGAAVGVSKAKELGVQELAMPTNGNAGAAWSLYAARAGIRCNIVMPVDAPEVTRNECAISGARLYLVDGLISDAGKIVAQGIQDFHWYDASTLKEPYRIEGKKTMGLEIAEQMEWKIPDVIVYPTGGGVGLIGIYKALQELRDLGWIQDRLPRLVAVQAEGCAPIVKAWEEKKWESEYWENASTVAFGINVPKALGDFLVLEAIDQTEGCAIAVDDTSILEEQKRIAQLEGAFVCPEGAATFVAARRLRENGWIQEGETVVVLNTGTGIKYPHTIQAKPPILQPGARIEMEPHEGKLDWEG; from the coding sequence TTGTACAGTTATGTCTCCCATCTTTCATGTCCGAAATGTAACCGAACCTACCGAACAGAAGAAGAACATCATCTTTGTCAGTGTGGTTCTCCCCTCAGGGTGGATTATCACCTGGAAGAGTTAAAAAAGGTATACCAGCCTGTTCATTTGAAGGGGAGGGAGAACACCTTATGGAGATATCATGAGCTACTGCCTGTCCAACATCCCGAACATGTTGTCTCCTTGGGCGAAGGAATGACTCCGTTGATTCCCATGTTCAAAATCGGTCAAGAGATGGATATTGCCCAATTGTACATGAAGGATGAAGGCGCCCTTCCAACCGGATCATTTAAAGCGAGGGGAGCGGCCGTCGGCGTGTCCAAAGCGAAAGAACTGGGTGTACAGGAGCTGGCCATGCCCACCAATGGAAATGCGGGTGCTGCGTGGTCGCTCTATGCGGCGAGAGCTGGTATTCGATGCAATATCGTGATGCCGGTCGATGCCCCGGAGGTTACGCGAAATGAGTGTGCCATTTCCGGCGCCCGCCTATATCTTGTCGATGGCTTAATCAGTGACGCCGGGAAAATCGTGGCACAAGGGATACAGGATTTCCACTGGTACGATGCCTCTACACTAAAAGAACCATACCGGATTGAAGGAAAAAAAACCATGGGTCTGGAAATCGCTGAACAGATGGAGTGGAAAATACCTGACGTGATTGTATACCCCACAGGAGGCGGGGTGGGATTGATCGGAATTTATAAAGCACTGCAAGAATTGCGGGACCTGGGTTGGATTCAGGATCGGCTTCCCCGGTTGGTTGCCGTACAAGCAGAAGGATGTGCCCCCATTGTAAAAGCGTGGGAAGAAAAGAAATGGGAATCTGAATACTGGGAAAATGCCTCCACCGTTGCTTTTGGAATCAACGTACCGAAAGCGCTGGGAGATTTCCTTGTACTGGAAGCGATTGACCAGACTGAGGGCTGTGCGATCGCAGTGGACGATACTTCTATTTTGGAAGAACAAAAGAGGATCGCCCAGTTGGAGGGAGCGTTTGTCTGTCCCGAAGGAGCTGCAACGTTTGTTGCCGCTCGCCGTCTAAGAGAAAACGGCTGGATTCAAGAAGGGGAAACTGTTGTCGTGTTAAATACGGGAACCGGGATTAAATATCCCCATACCATACAGGCGAAACCGCCCATTCTCCAACCAGGTGCACGGATCGAAATGGAACCCCATGAAGGCAAGCTCGATTGGGAAGGTTAA
- a CDS encoding trans-sulfuration enzyme family protein: MNKRGHHQELNSGGLKNETLVIHADDEVTNDGTVAPAIYYSATFRAQDSAEFADMAGTPRHPRYYTRYGNPVHERVKKVMAELEGTETALVTGSGMGAIATTLLALVSAGDHVIAQTRHYMSTAKIMDEMLPRFGVEVTLVEQADISAFEAAIRPNTKLIMVESPANPTLVVTDLAAVADLARPRGIIVVADNTFATPINQRPHDLGADVVVHSATKYLGGHHDLTAGVICTSEELAERIWHTHISIGSVLSPMDAWLLLRGLRTLPMRVERINANALALAEFLEEQPQIERVYYPGLASHPQHELAKRQMRGFGGMIAFEIKGGYEATERFVSALKLSLNAVSLGGVDSLVVHTAAMWGGVMTEEQMRTAGIQPNFVRYSVGLEHIDDLKADLLQALQVV; encoded by the coding sequence ATGAACAAACGGGGTCATCATCAAGAACTGAATTCCGGTGGACTCAAAAATGAAACCTTGGTAATTCACGCCGATGATGAGGTCACCAACGATGGGACGGTAGCTCCGGCGATTTATTACTCGGCCACGTTTCGTGCACAAGATTCCGCCGAATTCGCAGACATGGCGGGGACTCCTCGCCATCCCCGGTATTACACGCGTTACGGCAACCCAGTACATGAACGTGTCAAAAAGGTGATGGCTGAGCTTGAAGGCACAGAAACGGCACTGGTAACCGGCTCCGGAATGGGGGCGATTGCGACGACCCTCCTCGCGCTGGTCAGTGCCGGCGACCATGTGATTGCACAGACGCGTCATTATATGAGTACCGCCAAGATCATGGACGAGATGCTGCCGCGATTCGGTGTCGAAGTGACCTTGGTCGAACAAGCCGACATCTCCGCCTTTGAAGCAGCTATTCGGCCCAATACCAAGCTCATCATGGTGGAATCGCCAGCCAATCCGACTTTGGTGGTGACCGATTTGGCTGCCGTGGCCGATTTGGCCCGCCCACGTGGGATCATCGTCGTGGCCGACAACACATTCGCGACGCCGATCAACCAGCGTCCCCATGATCTGGGCGCCGATGTAGTCGTTCACAGCGCAACCAAATATTTGGGTGGGCACCATGATTTAACGGCTGGCGTGATCTGCACCAGCGAGGAGTTGGCCGAGCGTATTTGGCACACGCATATCTCCATCGGCTCAGTCCTCTCTCCGATGGATGCGTGGCTACTATTGCGTGGTTTGCGTACGCTTCCGATGCGGGTTGAACGCATCAATGCCAACGCCCTCGCATTGGCCGAGTTTCTGGAGGAGCAACCACAGATCGAGCGGGTATATTACCCCGGACTTGCCAGCCATCCGCAACATGAATTGGCGAAACGCCAGATGCGTGGTTTTGGCGGAATGATCGCCTTTGAAATCAAAGGTGGTTATGAAGCGACGGAACGCTTTGTTTCTGCACTGAAATTGTCGCTCAACGCAGTCAGCCTGGGCGGGGTTGATTCACTGGTGGTACACACTGCGGCGATGTGGGGAGGAGTGATGACCGAGGAACAAATGAGAACAGCTGGGATTCAGCCTAATTTCGTACGCTACTCGGTCGGCCTCGAACATATCGACGACCTGAAAGCGGATCTGTTACAAGCGCTGCAGGTGGTTTAA
- a CDS encoding ABC transporter permease subunit, with amino-acid sequence MNGALFWTLVRNEMDLFKWRGSKHIKKIAIGCLVLLLAGGVLLWKALHGEPIVDKLINVAPVFHAFGFVAFALSLASINREWKEGSFYWWMSLPYSRWPMLWAKLVGVMLTFLRLLLYFYVVVKVLLALVIYFEDPGQFPSLFWHSLMADGKALLQVIPFAFTLSAIGFFVSCLIFSRFRPYAFMGWIVYGLSFSFLHDQLFLIGSLGFLSEKSCRVC; translated from the coding sequence ATGAATGGAGCACTCTTTTGGACGCTGGTGCGCAATGAAATGGACTTGTTTAAGTGGCGTGGGAGTAAACATATCAAGAAAATCGCGATTGGTTGCCTTGTGTTGTTGTTGGCTGGGGGGGTTCTGCTTTGGAAAGCGCTACATGGTGAACCAATTGTCGATAAACTGATCAATGTGGCTCCGGTTTTTCATGCCTTTGGTTTTGTGGCGTTTGCCTTATCTTTGGCATCGATCAACCGGGAATGGAAGGAAGGTTCTTTTTATTGGTGGATGTCGTTGCCCTATTCGCGCTGGCCGATGCTGTGGGCCAAATTGGTCGGGGTGATGCTGACTTTTTTACGCCTGTTGCTTTATTTCTATGTCGTTGTGAAAGTATTGTTGGCGCTGGTGATTTATTTTGAAGATCCGGGGCAATTCCCTTCCTTGTTTTGGCATAGTTTGATGGCGGACGGGAAAGCTTTGCTTCAGGTGATTCCGTTTGCCTTTACCTTGTCGGCAATAGGCTTCTTTGTAAGCTGTTTGATATTCTCCCGTTTTCGCCCGTACGCGTTTATGGGCTGGATTGTGTATGGATTAAGCTTTTCGTTTTTACATGATCAATTGTTTTTAATAGGATCTCTGGGGTTTTTATCGGAAAAATCTTGTCGGGTGTGCTGA
- a CDS encoding ABC transporter ATP-binding protein: MNDIVTFQQVVKSYRGKRALDGITLSFPKGKVIGLLGENGAGKSTMFKMMVNLIQPTSGEVRVLGKKPSWRLNERIAYLSDRAHWYQHHNVEEAIHFGARVFPHFNLEKAKQFATFMKLEPTQLVGDMSKGQEARLQLLLSLAREVDLILLDEPFSGIDLLSREKIVELMIDTLTEGEKTIIISTHDIHEVEGLFEHVVFLKSGNVVSQTDVEVLRKKGLSIQDEYRRVMG, encoded by the coding sequence GTGAATGACATCGTCACGTTTCAGCAAGTAGTAAAAAGCTATAGAGGAAAAAGGGCTTTGGATGGCATCACCCTTTCGTTTCCCAAGGGCAAGGTGATTGGACTGTTGGGCGAGAATGGCGCGGGGAAATCAACGATGTTCAAGATGATGGTCAATCTGATCCAACCGACGTCCGGTGAAGTGCGGGTGTTGGGAAAAAAGCCATCTTGGCGGCTGAATGAGCGCATCGCGTATCTCTCCGACCGGGCGCATTGGTATCAACATCACAATGTGGAAGAGGCAATTCATTTTGGCGCTCGCGTTTTTCCGCACTTTAATCTGGAAAAGGCCAAACAGTTCGCCACGTTTATGAAGTTGGAACCGACACAATTAGTGGGCGACATGTCCAAAGGACAGGAAGCGCGTTTGCAACTGTTGCTTTCATTGGCACGTGAAGTGGATCTGATTTTACTGGATGAACCGTTTTCCGGGATTGACCTGTTGTCGCGGGAGAAGATCGTCGAGTTGATGATTGACACGCTGACGGAAGGCGAGAAAACCATCATCATCAGCACCCATGATATCCATGAAGTGGAAGGGCTGTTCGAGCATGTGGTCTTTCTGAAGAGCGGGAACGTAGTCTCGCAAACGGACGTGGAGGTATTGCGGAAAAAAGGGTTGTCGATTCAAGACGAATACAGGAGGGTCATGGGATGA
- a CDS encoding GntR family transcriptional regulator, producing the protein METRTVGGMQFVLDLSLPIYEQIVNQMQRMIARGEVELGMKLPSVRDMAVQLKINPSTVVRAYQELEREGLCEKRRGQGTFITSSQEKVEEVKKKLAAEAVQNFIQNMRSLGITKEMAQKWLEEAEWE; encoded by the coding sequence ATGGAGACGCGAACAGTGGGGGGCATGCAATTTGTTTTGGATTTGTCATTGCCGATCTATGAGCAGATCGTCAATCAAATGCAACGGATGATTGCCAGAGGTGAAGTGGAATTGGGCATGAAATTACCGTCGGTGCGGGATATGGCCGTGCAGTTGAAAATCAATCCCAGCACAGTCGTGCGGGCTTATCAGGAGCTGGAACGGGAGGGGCTTTGCGAGAAACGCAGAGGTCAGGGGACTTTTATCACCTCTTCTCAAGAGAAAGTGGAGGAAGTGAAGAAAAAGTTGGCCGCAGAGGCCGTGCAAAACTTTATCCAAAACATGCGTTCTTTGGGTATCACTAAGGAAATGGCACAAAAATGGTTAGAGGAGGCCGAATGGGAGTGA
- a CDS encoding class I SAM-dependent methyltransferase: MPDHTQVYKSQAEQYDLLISRQPTLLHVIEEIKPVKGLDIIDLGAGTGRLTAVLAPHAKSILALDTSVEMLEVNAKKLKEAGLSNWKTQVADHREIPTKEHSADLIVAGWTVCYVASSNQPNNEQNIEKVIQEMKRVVRPGGTIIIFETMGTGYETPHPPDFLKHYYSLLENRYGFTHKWIRLDYQFKDLQEAENLTRFFFGDELADKVVKENLVTLPECAGIWWLTN; this comes from the coding sequence ATGCCAGACCACACACAAGTCTACAAAAGTCAAGCAGAGCAATATGATCTCTTGATTTCCCGACAACCTACCCTACTTCATGTGATAGAAGAAATCAAACCAGTGAAAGGATTAGATATTATTGATTTGGGGGCGGGGACTGGGAGATTAACAGCCGTTTTAGCACCACACGCCAAGTCCATACTTGCTTTGGATACTTCAGTCGAGATGCTGGAAGTAAATGCGAAGAAATTAAAGGAAGCAGGTCTTTCCAATTGGAAAACGCAAGTAGCTGATCACCGAGAGATTCCAACAAAAGAACATAGCGCAGATTTAATCGTGGCGGGCTGGACTGTTTGTTATGTGGCCAGTTCAAATCAACCAAACAACGAACAGAATATTGAAAAGGTCATTCAGGAAATGAAGCGCGTTGTTCGGCCTGGTGGTACGATCATCATTTTTGAAACAATGGGCACTGGGTATGAAACACCGCATCCTCCTGATTTTCTCAAACATTATTATTCGTTATTGGAAAATCGATATGGATTTACTCACAAATGGATCCGATTGGATTATCAGTTTAAAGACTTACAAGAAGCAGAAAACCTAACCAGATTTTTCTTTGGTGATGAATTGGCTGATAAGGTGGTTAAGGAAAATCTTGTTACTTTACCCGAATGTGCAGGTATTTGGTGGTTAACGAATTAA
- a CDS encoding OAM dimerization domain-containing protein has product MTIDFTRVKPYGDTLNDGVVQLSFSLPVPYGEEAREAARQLVAKMGIEEPQVYHMADLGEGYTFFIVYGKCIHTVDYQNIRVPKVESERMDFYEINRFIRERIGRKVVVIGACTGTDAHTVGIDAIMNMKGYNGEYGLERYPEIDAYNLGSQVPNEEMVAKAIELNADALLVSQVVTQKGVHITNLTELVELVEAEGLRDRLILICGGPRIHHELALELGYDAGFGPGTLAPDVASFIVHEIVRREENRKAGR; this is encoded by the coding sequence ATGACGATCGACTTCACACGGGTGAAGCCCTACGGGGACACGTTGAATGACGGGGTTGTCCAACTCAGTTTCTCCCTTCCTGTTCCTTACGGGGAAGAGGCGCGCGAGGCGGCCCGGCAACTGGTGGCCAAGATGGGGATAGAGGAACCGCAAGTCTACCACATGGCGGATCTGGGCGAAGGGTATACCTTTTTCATCGTCTACGGCAAATGCATCCACACAGTCGATTACCAAAACATCCGGGTTCCCAAGGTAGAGTCCGAGCGGATGGATTTCTACGAGATCAATCGCTTCATCCGGGAGCGCATCGGGCGCAAAGTGGTCGTGATCGGTGCCTGCACCGGCACAGACGCCCACACGGTGGGCATTGACGCGATCATGAACATGAAGGGATATAATGGGGAGTACGGCTTGGAGCGCTATCCTGAAATCGATGCGTATAACCTGGGCTCCCAGGTGCCCAACGAGGAGATGGTGGCCAAAGCGATCGAGTTAAATGCCGACGCGCTGCTCGTTTCCCAGGTAGTGACGCAAAAAGGGGTCCACATCACCAACTTGACTGAGTTGGTGGAGCTGGTGGAAGCAGAAGGATTGCGCGACCGGCTGATCCTCATCTGCGGCGGTCCGCGCATCCATCACGAGTTGGCACTGGAATTGGGTTACGACGCGGGATTCGGGCCGGGTACGCTCGCTCCTGACGTGGCGTCGTTCATTGTGCATGAGATCGTACGCCGGGAGGAAAATCGAAAAGCGGGACGTTGA